One Actinospica robiniae DSM 44927 genomic region harbors:
- a CDS encoding TROVE domain-containing protein encodes MSRDPLAAVDAVRTPQSQPIPGREAEMVRNHAGGYTFAKDLWRELEDFLILGTAGGTYYVGEQAHTLQNVRVVDDAVAADGGRAVALAVDVSTGRPARAPRNHPALFLLATAITRGDLETRRAARVALPKVARTTFHQAIFFGYWKALHGKPSRGGTAPKTGRVVRGALGDLLTSQPPDRVAFQACKAAARKTPQGESFSLRDVLRIGHPKAESPERRALFGWITGNVGEDEARQLLPSVDAFLTAKAVASPAEAVDVVTRRGVPWEFLPDAVLTEPEVWDALIDTVGMTALIRNLARMTRIGTLTPMGEATRRAAARLTDRNALAAGRIHPLDVYLALRVYGSGVSRPNSKVPAQKWTPVPEIKDSLEEAFDLSFGHVEPSNKRLLIAVDSSGSMTFRSMMASGSPLGTTYQVACTMATILARIERGNAYVIDVDTAVHASRITPRTNLREIDAWQPSGGGTDLSLPFSYAQEQRLEVDGVLVLTDNETWAGRTHASQALTAYRSELNPAARCVVASLSAAGHSIADPRDEGVLQIAGFDATLPQVVTGFLR; translated from the coding sequence ATGTCCCGCGATCCGCTCGCGGCCGTCGACGCGGTACGCACTCCGCAGTCGCAGCCGATCCCCGGCCGTGAGGCCGAGATGGTCCGCAACCACGCCGGCGGTTACACGTTCGCGAAGGACCTGTGGCGCGAGCTGGAGGATTTCCTCATTCTCGGCACGGCCGGCGGAACCTACTACGTCGGCGAGCAGGCGCACACCCTGCAGAACGTGCGGGTCGTCGACGACGCGGTCGCGGCCGACGGTGGGCGTGCTGTGGCCCTGGCCGTGGACGTCTCGACCGGCCGGCCTGCGCGTGCGCCGCGCAACCATCCGGCGCTGTTCCTGCTCGCGACCGCGATCACGCGCGGGGATCTGGAGACTCGGCGCGCCGCCCGGGTCGCGCTGCCGAAGGTCGCGCGCACCACCTTTCATCAGGCGATCTTCTTCGGATACTGGAAGGCGCTGCACGGCAAGCCGAGCAGGGGTGGCACCGCACCGAAGACGGGCCGCGTGGTGCGCGGCGCGCTCGGCGACCTGCTCACCTCGCAGCCGCCGGACCGAGTGGCGTTCCAGGCGTGCAAGGCCGCCGCCCGAAAGACGCCGCAGGGTGAGTCGTTCTCTCTGCGCGACGTGCTGCGAATCGGTCACCCGAAGGCGGAGTCGCCCGAGCGCCGGGCGCTGTTCGGGTGGATCACCGGCAACGTGGGCGAGGACGAGGCGCGGCAGCTGCTGCCGTCGGTGGACGCGTTCCTGACCGCGAAGGCAGTCGCCTCGCCCGCCGAGGCGGTCGACGTGGTGACGCGGCGGGGCGTGCCGTGGGAGTTCCTGCCCGACGCCGTGCTGACCGAGCCGGAGGTGTGGGACGCGCTCATCGACACGGTCGGGATGACCGCGCTGATCCGCAACCTCGCCCGGATGACCCGGATCGGGACGTTGACGCCGATGGGTGAGGCGACCCGCCGCGCCGCGGCGCGCCTGACCGACCGCAACGCCCTCGCGGCCGGCCGGATCCACCCGCTCGACGTGTACCTCGCGCTGCGCGTCTACGGCTCGGGTGTCTCGCGACCGAACTCGAAGGTACCCGCGCAGAAGTGGACCCCGGTGCCGGAGATCAAGGACTCACTCGAGGAGGCGTTCGACCTGTCGTTCGGCCACGTCGAGCCTTCGAACAAGCGTCTGCTGATCGCCGTGGACTCATCGGGTTCGATGACGTTCAGGTCGATGATGGCGTCGGGTTCGCCGCTGGGCACGACGTACCAGGTGGCGTGCACGATGGCGACCATCCTCGCCCGGATCGAGCGCGGCAACGCGTACGTGATCGATGTCGACACCGCGGTGCACGCGTCACGGATCACGCCGCGCACGAATCTGCGGGAGATCGATGCGTGGCAGCCGTCCGGTGGCGGAACGGACCTGTCGCTGCCGTTCTCGTACGCGCAGGAGCAGCGTCTCGAGGTCGACGGCGTGCTCGTCCTGACGGACAACGAGACCTGGGCCGGCCGCACGCACGCGTCGCAGGCACTCACGGCCTACCGGTCGGAGCTCAACCCGGCCGCACGGTGCGTGGTGGCGTCGCTGTCGGCTGCCGGTCACTCGATCGCGGACCCGCGCGACGAAGGCGTGCTGCAGATCGCCGGCTTCGATGCCACGCTCCCCCAGGTCGTGACGGGCTTCCTGCGCTAG
- a CDS encoding DUF4126 domain-containing protein, which produces MGLLPLVFTTGWASGVNAYGVVLAMGLLGRLGLVHGAPPQLQHTPVLAAAAVMFALEFIADKIPYVDSAWDALHTVIRPPLGALVAGLIGHDAAANGSALNTTLAAVVGGGTALASHVIKATLRLAVNTSPEPFSNILISLAEDLAAILLIVLALAHPWIAATIAAVLLAAGTVTAIAAFKLVRRGWRKFRERRRGGTRAGGPGAIGNATA; this is translated from the coding sequence ATGGGACTGCTACCACTCGTCTTCACTACCGGCTGGGCTTCGGGCGTCAACGCCTATGGCGTCGTGTTGGCGATGGGGCTGCTCGGGCGGCTGGGCTTGGTGCACGGGGCCCCGCCGCAGCTCCAGCACACTCCCGTCCTGGCGGCCGCCGCGGTGATGTTCGCCCTCGAATTCATCGCCGACAAGATCCCGTACGTCGACTCGGCCTGGGACGCCCTGCACACGGTGATCCGCCCGCCGCTCGGCGCCCTCGTCGCCGGGCTGATCGGCCACGACGCGGCCGCCAACGGCAGCGCGCTGAACACCACCCTCGCGGCGGTCGTCGGCGGCGGAACGGCACTGGCCAGCCATGTGATCAAGGCGACGCTGCGGCTGGCGGTGAACACCAGCCCGGAGCCGTTCAGCAACATCCTGATCTCGCTGGCCGAGGACCTGGCCGCGATCCTGCTGATCGTCCTCGCACTCGCGCACCCTTGGATCGCCGCCACGATCGCGGCCGTGCTCTTGGCCGCAGGGACTGTGACTGCGATCGCAGCCTTCAAGCTAGTCCGGCGCGGCTGGCGGAAGTTCCGCGAACGCCGCCGAGGCGGGACCCGAGCCGGCGGCCCCGGCGCCATCGGCAATGCGACCGCCTAG
- a CDS encoding serine hydrolase domain-containing protein: MPRRRTALLCAALALASTPLLAESPAHAAAGSHVVSASRPAGRSSGNCVASPNTGGARARAVLDAVEKLRRDLKLRAVVARVTQDGHDVWTGAVGPSMTGVPARPDMRFRAGSVGIAFMNVMLMQLVDEGRVSLDDPISRWLPEVPHAGEITLRMLGEATSGIQDYVKNAGFRADLLAHPFKQWTPQELVSIADPKDLLYPPGKNFSYSHANYVLLGAALARITHTSLDQLLKQRIYRAFGLRATSNSYTPDIPTPVLHAFTTGRGVYEDSTFWNPSWTTAPGAVITMDLCDLARAGAGVGSGRTLTPHGYQTLLDPGTVGLGTPRPYTPGGECPVDICIPQTKAAHFGLGSIVVNGWVFQNPSFTGYAAVMAYLPSERLTIAVTTTSSPTTSPDVVNPSENVAAAISQTLVPKNPLTFAPF, encoded by the coding sequence ATGCCTCGTAGGAGAACCGCGCTGCTCTGCGCCGCCCTTGCCCTCGCATCCACTCCGCTGCTCGCGGAGAGCCCTGCGCACGCCGCCGCCGGCAGCCACGTCGTTTCTGCCTCCCGGCCCGCAGGCCGAAGCTCCGGAAACTGCGTCGCCTCCCCGAACACGGGCGGCGCTCGCGCTCGGGCCGTGCTCGACGCCGTCGAGAAGCTTCGGCGCGACCTGAAGCTGCGGGCGGTCGTGGCACGGGTGACGCAGGATGGACACGACGTGTGGACCGGCGCGGTCGGGCCGTCCATGACCGGTGTCCCGGCCCGCCCGGACATGCGCTTCCGCGCGGGCTCGGTGGGCATTGCCTTCATGAACGTGATGCTGATGCAGTTGGTCGACGAGGGGCGCGTCAGCCTCGACGACCCGATCTCGCGCTGGCTGCCCGAGGTGCCGCATGCCGGTGAGATCACCCTCAGGATGCTCGGCGAGGCCACCAGCGGCATCCAGGACTACGTCAAGAACGCCGGCTTCCGCGCTGACCTGCTGGCGCACCCGTTCAAGCAATGGACGCCCCAGGAGCTGGTCTCCATCGCCGACCCGAAGGATCTGCTTTATCCGCCGGGCAAGAATTTCAGCTACTCGCACGCCAACTACGTCCTGCTGGGCGCCGCGCTGGCGCGGATCACCCACACCAGTCTCGACCAGCTGCTGAAGCAGCGCATCTACCGCGCCTTCGGACTGCGTGCGACATCGAACAGCTACACGCCCGACATCCCCACCCCCGTGCTGCACGCCTTCACCACGGGTCGCGGTGTCTACGAGGACTCGACCTTCTGGAACCCCTCCTGGACGACGGCCCCGGGCGCGGTGATCACCATGGACCTCTGCGATCTGGCCCGAGCGGGCGCGGGTGTCGGCTCGGGCCGCACGCTCACCCCGCACGGGTATCAGACCCTGCTCGACCCCGGCACGGTAGGGCTCGGCACCCCTCGGCCGTACACACCGGGCGGCGAGTGCCCGGTCGACATCTGCATCCCGCAGACCAAGGCTGCGCACTTCGGCCTGGGTTCGATCGTGGTCAACGGCTGGGTCTTCCAGAACCCTTCTTTCACCGGCTACGCCGCGGTTATGGCGTACCTGCCGTCCGAGCGACTGACGATCGCGGTGACCACGACGTCCTCGCCCACCACCTCGCCCGACGTCGTCAACCCCAGCGAGAACGTTGCCGCGGCGATCTCGCAGACCCTCGTGCCCAAGAACCCCCTGACCTTCGCTCCCTTCTAG
- a CDS encoding RNA polymerase sigma factor yields MYDRNAGGASDEAALVVAAQNGDQAALDVLVDRYLPLLYNIVGRALDGNHDVDDVVQETLFRVVDRLRELRDPAAFRSWTVAIATRLVRDRWRSRQAQSAGFERDPEAQLDAADPGADFVDLTILRLALTDQRRETALATRWLDEDDRELLALWWLEAAGELTRADLVAALGLSAGHVSVRVQRMKAQLETARTVVRAIQAAPWCREFDALARRWDGRPSSAWRKLFARHIRDCVTCAVHREGLVPAERLLAGLSLVPVPILLAAHFARAAHAPAAALKPKHPASHSRRAVKHGHRTARRFALHGSAKVIAAVVVVAAVAGTVYAATRSAPANTSATITVTKTASADPTVAATLSASPSAAKASASPTTSPKANGDCARAAGTSPVVKTTTITVGESVTGYGGQSDTEPLPMAIAATPSGRSWLAWLGTNGKVYLGNLDCDDHLIGTPTSFTGIDLEDVAADANGGVLLLTRKGDCHTGPLCGGTSSPCNTMWMVRFDNSGHEVWEQQVTNLSSSLGGYDSGARFVWWYQHHGRLASNGTDYAAYFADAITVQNGSCVDIHEGDRMEVVGPTGSLLSGHDSFALGCSHSWDTHIVWDPRVGHFIMVCATDNDCRIAQPAYRTVASGTCDGTLFGGDVVLSSNAGYWVAWSQGGHARLDHFSTGSADKAVTTSADTSHPHLVSYGSRMLLAWGSGSKMAAQVYNAGTGAAVGSQFTINVRDHAYMSFKPFPDGSAAYPAAGSTSTSIVIARVMPMS; encoded by the coding sequence GTGTACGACAGGAATGCAGGCGGCGCGTCCGACGAGGCGGCCTTGGTCGTGGCGGCCCAGAACGGCGACCAAGCCGCGCTCGACGTGCTGGTGGACCGGTATCTCCCGCTGCTCTACAACATCGTGGGGCGCGCCCTGGACGGAAACCACGATGTCGACGACGTGGTCCAGGAGACGCTCTTCCGCGTCGTGGACCGGTTGCGCGAGCTACGCGACCCGGCCGCGTTCCGCTCCTGGACGGTCGCGATCGCGACGCGGCTGGTGCGCGACCGCTGGAGGTCCCGGCAGGCGCAGTCCGCCGGCTTCGAGCGGGACCCGGAAGCGCAGTTGGACGCCGCCGATCCAGGCGCCGACTTCGTGGACCTGACGATCCTTCGGCTCGCCCTCACCGACCAGCGCCGGGAAACCGCTCTGGCCACGCGATGGCTGGATGAGGACGATCGGGAGCTGCTGGCGCTGTGGTGGCTGGAGGCCGCGGGCGAGCTGACCCGCGCGGACCTCGTCGCGGCGCTGGGATTGAGCGCGGGCCACGTCTCGGTGCGCGTACAGCGGATGAAGGCGCAGCTGGAGACGGCCAGGACGGTCGTGCGGGCGATCCAGGCGGCGCCGTGGTGCCGGGAGTTCGACGCGCTGGCACGCCGCTGGGATGGGCGGCCTTCGTCGGCGTGGCGCAAATTGTTCGCCCGCCACATCCGCGACTGCGTGACGTGCGCCGTGCACCGCGAGGGCTTGGTGCCCGCGGAAAGGCTGCTCGCCGGGCTCAGCCTGGTTCCGGTTCCGATCCTGCTCGCGGCCCACTTCGCACGTGCCGCACACGCGCCCGCCGCCGCGCTGAAGCCCAAGCACCCGGCGTCACACAGTCGACGGGCCGTCAAGCACGGCCACCGCACCGCACGGCGCTTCGCGCTGCACGGCTCGGCAAAGGTGATCGCCGCCGTGGTGGTCGTCGCTGCTGTGGCGGGCACGGTCTACGCGGCCACGCGCTCCGCACCCGCCAACACCTCGGCGACGATCACCGTCACCAAGACAGCCAGCGCCGATCCGACCGTGGCCGCGACGCTCAGCGCGTCGCCCAGCGCGGCGAAGGCCTCCGCGTCGCCGACGACGTCGCCGAAAGCCAACGGCGACTGCGCGCGGGCGGCCGGAACCTCGCCGGTGGTGAAGACGACCACGATCACGGTCGGGGAATCAGTGACCGGCTACGGAGGCCAGTCCGACACCGAGCCGCTGCCCATGGCGATCGCGGCCACCCCGTCGGGCCGCTCCTGGCTGGCCTGGCTCGGCACGAACGGCAAGGTGTATCTGGGCAACCTCGACTGCGACGACCATCTGATCGGCACCCCCACCAGCTTCACCGGCATCGACCTCGAAGACGTCGCGGCCGACGCCAACGGCGGCGTGCTGCTGCTCACGCGCAAGGGCGACTGCCACACCGGCCCGCTGTGCGGCGGCACCTCCAGCCCGTGCAACACCATGTGGATGGTCCGCTTCGACAACTCCGGACACGAGGTCTGGGAGCAGCAGGTCACGAACCTGAGCAGCAGCCTGGGCGGATACGACAGCGGCGCGCGCTTCGTCTGGTGGTACCAGCACCACGGCCGGCTCGCCTCCAACGGCACCGACTACGCGGCGTACTTCGCCGACGCGATCACGGTGCAGAACGGCAGCTGCGTGGACATCCACGAAGGCGACCGGATGGAGGTGGTCGGCCCGACAGGCAGCCTTCTGTCCGGGCACGACAGTTTCGCACTCGGCTGCAGCCACAGCTGGGACACGCACATCGTCTGGGATCCGCGAGTAGGCCATTTCATTATGGTCTGCGCCACCGACAACGACTGCCGGATAGCACAGCCGGCCTACCGGACGGTCGCTTCGGGCACCTGTGACGGCACCCTGTTCGGCGGCGACGTCGTCCTGTCCAGTAACGCCGGGTACTGGGTCGCCTGGAGCCAGGGCGGCCACGCGCGCCTGGACCACTTCAGCACCGGCTCCGCCGACAAGGCCGTCACGACCTCCGCCGACACCAGCCATCCGCACCTGGTCAGCTACGGCAGCCGGATGCTGCTGGCCTGGGGATCCGGCTCGAAGATGGCCGCGCAGGTCTACAACGCCGGCACCGGCGCCGCCGTGGGCAGCCAGTTCACGATCAATGTGCGCGACCACGCGTACATGTCGTTCAAGCCGTTCCCGGACGGCAGCGCCGCCTACCCGGCCGCGGGCAGCACCAGTACTTCGATCGTGATCGCGCGCGTCATGCCGATGAGCTGA
- a CDS encoding VOC family protein, protein MDREPTRYNGKPDTVLALVLDCVDLDRTAAFWRSALGYVSDADAGEAEDGGGGETARYHRLLPADGRGVELLLQRVDEPKLGKNRMHVDLRHRDLGAETARLLAAGARHTTGEMLREDGWCWYVLEDPEGNEFCVLQPPEEMFEA, encoded by the coding sequence ATGGACCGTGAACCCACCCGGTATAACGGAAAGCCGGACACCGTGCTGGCGCTCGTGCTCGACTGCGTGGACCTGGACCGCACGGCAGCGTTCTGGCGCAGCGCGCTCGGCTATGTCAGCGATGCCGATGCGGGCGAGGCGGAGGATGGCGGGGGTGGCGAGACGGCGCGCTACCACCGTCTGCTGCCAGCCGACGGAAGGGGCGTCGAACTGCTGCTCCAGCGGGTCGACGAGCCCAAGCTCGGCAAGAACCGGATGCACGTCGACCTGCGCCACCGCGATCTCGGCGCGGAGACCGCGCGGCTGCTTGCCGCCGGCGCCCGGCACACGACGGGCGAGATGCTGCGCGAGGACGGGTGGTGCTGGTACGTCCTCGAAGATCCGGAGGGCAACGAGTTCTGCGTGCTCCAGCCTCCGGAAGAAATGTTTGAGGCCTGA
- a CDS encoding S53 family peptidase has translation MVFLLAAGALVASCTAAPQARVAATGRATAPAASPPSSTPLPRIVPDPEHVRVLSAALKRLANSSSGRPPVKNAIKLSGVVGYDAGKLWTSGIDGSGTTVAVIEGWDDPSLAQVTHAVDNAVGLPDPVIQTIYPTGQGRLPAQCPAAMVALGSYGSCSAWAGEAELDVISVHAIAPYAKILVVVAPPDSEREDDAASQVAPPEMMQALEYVAEHHLADAVSISDGTGELTYSHGTAEVTAQDPGELAAAAAGIPVTVATGDCGVLQALPDSSRQCGDLSRAPETATWDDSPWVTAVGGSVPDVSAAGVRLGPGAVWPNEGAGSSAIYGRPAYQDGVVPGAKRQVPDITMDAMAGTSQAAPLFAGVLALAAQVNGGPVGPINDALYSVLGPHGAGDGVTDIVTGSNSTTERTGLPAHPGFDEATGWGTVDAAALVPALVTAVRAQRGADAPSARAAAALTALEHGVHLASADIAAGTTSQLSASGFLPEHPVDLRIDGHTVATLTADAKGNVAYGLDPAALKLPAGSHTLSLRSMLITEQATFSSR, from the coding sequence ATGGTGTTCCTGCTGGCGGCAGGGGCTTTGGTCGCTTCCTGCACGGCCGCTCCGCAGGCGCGGGTGGCGGCGACCGGTCGGGCGACGGCTCCTGCCGCATCCCCGCCCTCGTCGACCCCGCTGCCGCGGATCGTGCCCGATCCAGAACATGTCAGGGTCCTCAGCGCGGCGCTGAAACGTCTGGCGAACTCGTCCTCCGGGCGTCCGCCGGTGAAGAACGCGATCAAGCTCTCCGGTGTCGTCGGGTACGACGCCGGCAAGCTGTGGACCTCGGGCATCGACGGCAGCGGCACCACAGTCGCGGTCATCGAGGGGTGGGATGACCCGTCCCTCGCGCAGGTCACCCACGCCGTCGACAACGCCGTAGGGCTGCCGGATCCGGTCATCCAGACGATCTATCCGACCGGGCAGGGCCGGCTGCCCGCGCAGTGCCCGGCCGCGATGGTGGCGCTCGGCAGCTACGGGTCCTGCAGCGCCTGGGCAGGCGAGGCGGAGCTCGATGTCATATCCGTGCACGCCATCGCTCCCTACGCCAAGATCCTGGTGGTCGTCGCGCCGCCCGACAGCGAACGCGAGGACGACGCGGCGAGCCAGGTCGCGCCGCCGGAAATGATGCAAGCCCTCGAATACGTGGCCGAGCATCACCTCGCCGATGCCGTGTCCATAAGTGACGGGACAGGCGAGCTGACCTACAGTCACGGCACGGCGGAAGTCACCGCGCAGGACCCTGGGGAACTAGCGGCAGCGGCCGCCGGGATACCGGTCACGGTGGCCACCGGCGACTGCGGCGTCCTTCAAGCTCTGCCCGACTCGTCGCGGCAGTGCGGCGACCTCAGCCGCGCGCCGGAGACCGCCACCTGGGACGACTCTCCGTGGGTCACCGCGGTGGGCGGAAGCGTGCCGGACGTCTCGGCCGCGGGGGTGCGGCTCGGCCCCGGAGCCGTGTGGCCGAACGAGGGCGCCGGATCCTCGGCCATCTACGGCCGGCCCGCATACCAGGACGGCGTGGTGCCGGGCGCCAAGCGTCAGGTTCCTGACATAACCATGGACGCGATGGCCGGCACATCGCAGGCGGCGCCGCTGTTCGCGGGCGTGCTCGCGTTGGCCGCGCAGGTCAACGGCGGACCGGTGGGTCCGATCAATGACGCGCTCTACAGCGTCCTCGGCCCGCACGGCGCAGGCGACGGTGTTACCGACATCGTGACCGGGAGCAACAGCACGACGGAGCGGACAGGCTTACCGGCGCACCCCGGGTTCGACGAGGCGACGGGCTGGGGCACCGTCGACGCCGCCGCGCTCGTCCCGGCCCTGGTCACCGCCGTGCGCGCCCAGCGCGGCGCGGACGCGCCGAGCGCCAGAGCCGCCGCAGCGCTCACAGCACTCGAACACGGTGTGCATCTGGCCTCTGCCGACATAGCCGCCGGCACCACGTCGCAGCTGAGCGCCTCCGGGTTCCTCCCCGAGCATCCGGTCGACCTCCGAATAGACGGGCACACGGTCGCGACTCTCACCGCGGATGCGAAGGGGAACGTCGCCTACGGGCTGGATCCGGCGGCGTTGAAGCTCCCGGCCGGATCGCACACGCTCAGCCTGCGCAGCATGCTGATCACCGAGCAGGCGACGTTCTCCAGCCGCTGA